The sequence AATGACATTGCAACCATACTATGATATATAAAAAAGCCTGGAAACAATATCAACAAAGAATACTTACTTAGCTCATTGAAAGCAAAATTCATGTTCATTTTATGCACTCAAAGATAAATTAGGTTTTTGAAACTAAAAACTCTAAGGTATCTTCATATAATTGTCTAGATAAAGGGTTTCTCAAATTACTGTTATGCCATAAAAAAGTAAAGTTACCATTTAACTTTTTAACAATTTCAATTAATTCATAAATATGATTTTGTATCTCATTTTTTGTATCTAAGTTAAGCTGAGTATCTTGTACACACATAACCTCCATGAAAATTAATGGCTTTTGTTTAAGCTTTAGTAGTTCATAAGTAACAGGATTAAACATGGTATACTCATGACATGTCCCACAACGAAAGCCTGTCTCAGCAGAATAGCCCAATGTTGAATCATAACTCAAACCAACATCATTCCATGACTGTAAAGTATTAGGATGAGACCATCTTAAATAATGCATTCTCCCCCCCCAAGTATTTTGATGAATACCCAGTTTATTACACACATCTTTTAACAAAAGGAGCTCTTTTTGTAATTGCTCTGGATTTAAGTATGTATCAAAACTAGGATGCAGACCAATCTCATGCCCATGCTCAGCTATTTTTTTTAATAAGTTTTGTATAGAAGTATGGGACAATTTATAATCAGCATCATTAGCATGCTTACCATCCGCAATAAAATAAAAAGCATTCTTTATATTCAATTTTTTAGATATATTCAATATCCACTCAAAGGTATTATATGGATCTTTTGCATGTAGATTATTATGACTATTCAGTTTAACCAAAGGAGCAATAATAGCATCTGAAATATAGCCGTTCTTTATATCACTCAACACAGCTTTAATCAGATTTATTCCATTTTTAAAACCATACCGAGTAGGTCTATCAACATCATGAGATATTTCAAATCTAAATTTTGTCTCTTGTAATTGAATGGTGGACCATAATCTCAACATCACTTGTTTGAAAATATCAAACCACTCATCAACAATTGGACGTTGCAAATAACCATGTACATAAGCATGGGAAAATTTTGGATCAAATCTATCAAACCGATCTACATATATCGAATTAACTTCCTCCAATCTATTCAGTATCCAATAAACCAGTCCTAAAAAATCATAATTGAAAATATAATTTCCAAATTCTTCTTTGATTAGCACGTCAGTTAATTCATTACCATAAGGTAAATACAATTCATCATCAATGATACCCGTAAAACCATTTGATGAAGCACTCCATTTTGTACAGCCAATATTTAATGCATTTGCATAATTATAAAAAGCAATATCAATCTTATTGATAACAATAGAATTCTCCATATTTGGTAAAGATATTTTAACCCTATTAGGTGTACGTTCAATTATAAAATCAACACCATAACGCTCCTTAAGAATTAAAAGAAACCACTTATCAATATTTTGCCAATTAATGTTCTGAAAATTCATAAATTACCGCCCAAGTATTTAAATTGGAGTTTTAAATATTAAATCAAAATCTTGAGCAATCTTTAACATAACCTCTTTATTATGATGATAAATATTCATCATACCAATATGCCCTCGATAAAACAAAGGTTTAAAGGAATATGAAATATTTGCTCGCTTCAAATATTCTTTCCATTGCTCCAGCTCTTCAGGGTATTGGAAATACTTCTGTAGCAGATAGTGATTTTTATTTATTACAGCAGTAGTCTTAAGTATATCCAACATAGATTCTACATATAGATCAGCAAAACTACTACCTGTCACATCACTAATTGGCTTTTCAAAACCACCACCCATTCTATTAGAAAACTCTAAAATGCGAACATCACCATTTTTATCAATCCTTAATTCACAATGATATGCACCATGTAACATACCACAAGCTACAAAAGCACGTTGCAATGTGTCATATATTTTATTGTATAATTCTTCTCCAACAAAGGCATTAAAGAAAAACCAATTAATGTTAAAATATGGAAAAAATCCTGTATAGTTTTCTTCTACAATTGATAAAATAACCAATTCGCCATTGTGAACAATACCTTCAACATCGAATTGACGTCCTTCAATGTATTCTTCAACAATATAACCTGTTTCAAACTCTGTTTTTCTACGTTGCTTTTCAGCCTCATCAATTAAGTGATAAAAATCATCTTTTGATTGTAATAAAACAACACCTTCAGAAAAAGTACCAATTTTTGGTTTTAAAACACATGGATAAAAATCAACTTTTTCAATGTCATCTTTACTTTTCAAATCTAGCATTTTAAATGGTGAGATATTATTGCTATTTAAAGCCGCTCTCATCACACCTTTATCCAAAGAACAAGCAACAGCTAACTCACTATTCCCTTTTGCACCAATCGCACAGTTTACATAATTGTAGGCAGGCACTAAAAAATCTCCTGCCTGAATCATGACTACCTCTACGTTATTATTTTTACATGATTGCACTAAAAAATCATATTGATTTTCTGCATAATTTTCAACAAAAATAACTTTTGCAATTTTTTTCTGTACGCCTGTTCTAAACATTTGAAATAATGGTGAGCGATGTGTACAAAATAATACTATTTTTTTACCATTTAGTTTTGGCGAAGCTAATAAAAAAGAAGCATCTAAATAATCAACAAAAACAGCTACAATTTGATCATTTTGACTAATTTGTTGCTTTCTTGATGACAAAACTATATAAGAAATTTTATTCAGAAATTTCCACGCAAAACGTTTAACATGACCTAACATAACTATACCTTACCACCTTTCGCTTGTTTAAAGCAAAGATAATACTCATAAACATATCCAATAATATATAGCAAGCATTGTACTATTACAAAAACTTTAAAATACACAAAAATATCTTGATGAATATCGCCCAAATGCCAAGCCAACAGCACACCACACAACAAGGCAATTTGCCAACCAATATTATACATTACTTTTTGATGAATAGTAGAAAATTGTGCTACACAATTAGTGGAGATTGACAACCAATAGACAAAAGCCAAAATTGAAGCAATTTCTCCAGCAGCCATCCACTCTTTACCAAACATATATTGAAAAAGCATTGGTGCATAATAATAAAACATCACTACAAATGGTGCACCAACCAAAAATAGACAAAGTGAAATAGTCAAATACAATTTTCTACAATCTTGTTGTGTTGTTGCTTTTTGAAAAAAAACACCACTAATTGAACTTACAATCATACTAGCTGGCATACCAAATGTTCTTTGCACCAACACATAAAAACCTGCATATTTCAAACCAAATGATGTCGTGAGTAAAATTGGAATAATATTCGTAACAAAAGTATTAAGCCCATAAGAAAAGCTAAAAAAAATAGGAAATTTTTTATACTCTTTAGCTACCAGTAATAAGCGTTTAAAACTTATTGATTTCAAATATTTATGTTCACTTTTTAAACCACCTTTTATCAAATTTAAAACAGCCAAAATACAACCTACTAGATGCCCAATCATTAACCCTAAAGTATTTAAAAACTTAGCAAAAGTAACTTGTGTAAATGTAATT comes from Moraxella sp. ZY210820 and encodes:
- a CDS encoding polysaccharide deacetylase family protein gives rise to the protein MNFQNINWQNIDKWFLLILKERYGVDFIIERTPNRVKISLPNMENSIVINKIDIAFYNYANALNIGCTKWSASSNGFTGIIDDELYLPYGNELTDVLIKEEFGNYIFNYDFLGLVYWILNRLEEVNSIYVDRFDRFDPKFSHAYVHGYLQRPIVDEWFDIFKQVMLRLWSTIQLQETKFRFEISHDVDRPTRYGFKNGINLIKAVLSDIKNGYISDAIIAPLVKLNSHNNLHAKDPYNTFEWILNISKKLNIKNAFYFIADGKHANDADYKLSHTSIQNLLKKIAEHGHEIGLHPSFDTYLNPEQLQKELLLLKDVCNKLGIHQNTWGGRMHYLRWSHPNTLQSWNDVGLSYDSTLGYSAETGFRCGTCHEYTMFNPVTYELLKLKQKPLIFMEVMCVQDTQLNLDTKNEIQNHIYELIEIVKKLNGNFTFLWHNSNLRNPLSRQLYEDTLEFLVSKT
- a CDS encoding acetyl-CoA carboxylase biotin carboxylase subunit family protein encodes the protein MLGHVKRFAWKFLNKISYIVLSSRKQQISQNDQIVAVFVDYLDASFLLASPKLNGKKIVLFCTHRSPLFQMFRTGVQKKIAKVIFVENYAENQYDFLVQSCKNNNVEVVMIQAGDFLVPAYNYVNCAIGAKGNSELAVACSLDKGVMRAALNSNNISPFKMLDLKSKDDIEKVDFYPCVLKPKIGTFSEGVVLLQSKDDFYHLIDEAEKQRRKTEFETGYIVEEYIEGRQFDVEGIVHNGELVILSIVEENYTGFFPYFNINWFFFNAFVGEELYNKIYDTLQRAFVACGMLHGAYHCELRIDKNGDVRILEFSNRMGGGFEKPISDVTGSSFADLYVESMLDILKTTAVINKNHYLLQKYFQYPEELEQWKEYLKRANISYSFKPLFYRGHIGMMNIYHHNKEVMLKIAQDFDLIFKTPI
- a CDS encoding lipopolysaccharide biosynthesis protein, whose translation is MFKKYLSSDIVKNISILFFGTILAQMIPFLASPILTRLYTPEAFGLFSIFLSLSLIIASFSTGKYELAIMLPKKENKSFYLFILAIAFSLVFNVIFFLVLLCFNVEIAKLIQFSGRVEYLYLCPLLAFVTAIYSSSQYFFNRKQQYKKVTNNKLVQATLITFTQVTFAKFLNTLGLMIGHLVGCILAVLNLIKGGLKSEHKYLKSISFKRLLLVAKEYKKFPIFFSFSYGLNTFVTNIIPILLTTSFGLKYAGFYVLVQRTFGMPASMIVSSISGVFFQKATTQQDCRKLYLTISLCLFLVGAPFVVMFYYYAPMLFQYMFGKEWMAAGEIASILAFVYWLSISTNCVAQFSTIHQKVMYNIGWQIALLCGVLLAWHLGDIHQDIFVYFKVFVIVQCLLYIIGYVYEYYLCFKQAKGGKV